A genomic segment from uncultured Alistipes sp. encodes:
- a CDS encoding DKNYY domain-containing protein — protein sequence MKKTMLLGALLLIGVQMWTNGCRAALPMPPVPGCEYEYGPGCPPGGYRKDAWTVWYRGREVEEASAQSFVDLGFGYGKDNWAVFFEGRKIKEASAQSFAVLSGGYARDNWKVFWCGRELPDADPQSFEVLGRGYARDNWKVFWNGMPLADVSAASFVALGDGYARDNWKVFWCGRELPDADPQSFEVLGRGYARDNWKIWYCGREADGVMPGNPGRLR from the coding sequence ATGAAGAAAACGATGCTGTTGGGTGCGCTGCTGCTGATCGGGGTGCAAATGTGGACGAATGGATGTCGGGCGGCTCTCCCCATGCCTCCGGTTCCCGGGTGTGAATATGAATACGGCCCGGGCTGCCCGCCGGGAGGTTATCGCAAGGACGCCTGGACGGTGTGGTACCGGGGCCGCGAGGTCGAGGAGGCCTCGGCACAGTCGTTTGTCGACCTCGGTTTCGGATATGGCAAGGATAACTGGGCGGTCTTTTTCGAGGGCCGCAAAATCAAGGAGGCCTCGGCCCAGTCGTTTGCCGTGCTGTCCGGCGGGTATGCCCGCGACAACTGGAAGGTGTTCTGGTGCGGACGTGAACTGCCGGATGCCGATCCGCAGTCTTTCGAGGTGCTCGGACGCGGCTATGCCCGTGACAACTGGAAAGTCTTCTGGAACGGGATGCCGCTGGCGGATGTCTCGGCCGCTTCCTTCGTGGCGCTCGGAGACGGCTATGCCCGCGACAACTGGAAGGTGTTCTGGTGCGGACGTGAACTGCCGGATGCCGATCCGCAGTCTTTCGAGGTGCTCGGACGCGGCTATGCCCGTGACAACTGGAAAATATGGTATTGCGGCCGTGAGGCCGACGGCGTGATGCCCGGAAATCCCGGACGGCTGCGGTAA
- the rplI gene encoding 50S ribosomal protein L9, with protein sequence MEVILIKDMENLGYANDIVNVKPGYANNYLIPQGYAKAATASAKKVLAENLKQRAHKDAKILADAQALAETISNLPLTLSMKAEEGKLFGTVTATDLAEALAAKGITVDRKQISVEPIKTVGEYEAAARLHKEVKATIKFSVVAAE encoded by the coding sequence ATGGAAGTTATTCTGATCAAAGATATGGAGAACCTGGGCTACGCCAACGACATCGTGAACGTGAAGCCCGGCTATGCGAACAACTACCTGATCCCCCAGGGTTACGCCAAGGCTGCAACGGCTTCCGCCAAGAAGGTGCTGGCCGAGAACCTGAAGCAGCGTGCTCACAAGGATGCCAAGATCCTGGCCGATGCCCAGGCCCTGGCCGAGACGATCTCGAACCTGCCGCTGACCCTCTCGATGAAGGCCGAGGAGGGCAAGCTCTTCGGTACGGTAACCGCTACGGACCTGGCCGAGGCGCTGGCCGCCAAAGGCATCACCGTAGACCGCAAGCAGATCAGCGTCGAGCCGATCAAGACCGTGGGCGAGTACGAGGCTGCGGCCCGTCTGCACAAGGAGGTCAAGGCTACGATCAAGTTCTCGGTCGTTGCTGCCGAATAG